A window from Mangifera indica cultivar Alphonso chromosome 2, CATAS_Mindica_2.1, whole genome shotgun sequence encodes these proteins:
- the LOC123208524 gene encoding uncharacterized protein LOC123208524, whose protein sequence is MVAKYKSIAVQILLDVFDIEGVVHYGTAGSSNDSLSLGDVSVMKYVAFTSPWKWKVSINKEDNEYKSSFKADIYLDNAAYREFLFKELNVSIVDEESASTVMTCLSNGLPYIVFRRNFRFGWWGRKAIVPSLSSPVSINALSVAVEFIALLDKENTIHDHQKGVSFSAF, encoded by the exons atggtAGCAAAATataaga GTATAGCTGTGCAAATTTTACTTGATGTATTTGATATTGAAGGGGTGGTTCATTATGGGACAGCTGGAAGCTCTAATGATTCATTGTCCCTTGGTGATGTTAGTGTAATGAAATATGTTGCCTTCACAAGTCCTTGGAAATGGAAGGTATCCATTAACAAAGAGGATAACGAATATAAGTCCTCCTTTAAAG CTGATATATACCTTGATAATGCAGCATATAGGGAATTTCTTTTCAAAGAGTTGAATGTCTCAATTGTTGATGAAGAGAGTGCTTCCACTGTGATG ACATGTCTATCAAATGGGTTGCCCTATATTGTGTTTCGTCGGAATTTCAGATTTGGCTGGTGGGGAAGAAAAGCTATTGTCCCTAGCCTCAGTTCACCAGTTTCTATCAATGCTTTGAGTGTTGCAGTTGAATTTATTGCATTACTTGATAAGGAAAACACAATTCATGACCACCAAAAAGGGGTATCTTTTTCAGCATTTTGA
- the LOC123209091 gene encoding receptor-like protein 7 — MSTVVPSSFMNISSSLSFLGLFYCDLQGNFPNSIFHLPSLKTLDLSHNHNLIVVFPKVNWSSPLEVLDVSSMTFSGEFSPLENLKYLTDFAASNCSLNGLVPISLGNLPNLVHISLYYNSFNGSLPSWLFTQPLLRYVDLGFNQLTGTINEFHSKSLEILYLDGNRLHGSIPSSIFELVNLTTLFLYLNNSSATDLYLFSKLNKLKWLDFSHVSLSLSTPFKGNSSFPQLTQLRLSACNLSEFPEILRKSDQLSLLDLSENRIHGRIPKWMWNIGKESLSSLNLSHNFLTTIDQLPWKNLRYLDLRSNFLQAPFPIPPYDLKYLSLSSNNLTGEIPQLCNMSILKVIDLSNNNLNGTIPQCMVNSSSLQVLDVRKNRPHGNIPRAFASGNYLRTLNFNGNGLEGPIPQSLVNCTRLEVLDLGNNNINDSFPYWLGNLPKLQVLVLHFNNFYGSIWGSSEFNSSFPMLRILDLSHNNFDGYLSTRFFENLKAMMNLDEEKKKLNYMGVSYYQDSVEVVVKGFGIHLEKILTTFTTIDFSNNNFHGEIPSSIGKLHSLRLLNLSQNSLTGHIPSSLGDLTALEALDLSSNKLIGLIPTQLVSLTFLAKLNLSQNQLVGPILRGNQFETFQNDSYIGNPDLCGFILTNKCNIDEAIQPKSSIFHGEKLSNSGWCEWKIAMMGYGCGLPFGLFIGYQVLTTGKPLWLLRMINRATKRCERSRRRN; from the coding sequence ATGTCCACCGTTGTACCGAGTTCCTTCATGAAtatatcttcttctttatcttttttgggTCTCTTCTATTGTGATTTGCAAGGAAACTTTCCAAATAGCATCTTCCACCTaccaagtttaaaaaccctTGATTTATCACATAATCACAATTTGATAGTTGTTTTCCCAAAGGTTAACTGGAGTAGCCCCCTCGAGGTGTTGGATGTGTCTTCCATGACTTTTTCAGGAGAGTTTAGTCCtcttgaaaatctcaaatacttgaCAGATTTTGCCGCCTCAAATTGCAGTCTTAATGGGTTAGTACCTATTTCACTTGGAAACCTTCCAAATTTAgttcatatttctttatattataaCTCTTTCAATGGGTCTCTGCCATCTTGGTTATTCACTCAACCTTTGTTACGATATGTAGACTTGGGTTTTAACCAACTAACAGGCACTATAAATGAATTTCATAGTAAATCATTGGAAATTCTCTATTTAGATGGTAATCGATTGCACGGATCAATTCCAAGTTCAATATTTGAACTTGTTAATTTAACtactctctttctttatttaaacaattcaagTGCCACTGATCTCTACTTGTTTTCAAAGCTTAACAAACTCAAATGGCTTGACTTTTCTCATGTCAGTCTATCTTTGAGCACCCCATTCAAAGGTAACTCTTCCTTTCCGCAACTCACCCAGTTGAGATTATCCGCTTGTAACTTGAGTGAATTTCCAGAGATTTTAAGGAAATCAGACCAATTGAGTTTGCTAGACCTTTCTGAAAATAGAATCCATGGCCGAATTCCTAAATGGATGTGGAACATTGGAAAGGAAAGTTTGAGCTCATTAAATCTTTCCCACAACTTTCTTACAACCATAGATCAACTTCCATGGAAAAATCTTCGATATCTTGACCTTCGTTCCAACTTCCTTCAAGCACCATTTCCAATTCCACCATATGACTTAAAGTATCTTTCATTGTCAAGCAACAATTTGACGGGAGAGATACCACAGTTGTGCAATATGagtatattaaaagttatagaTCTTTCAAATAACAATTTGAATGGTACAATTCCCCAATGCATGGTAAACTCTAGTAGTCTTCAAGTCTTGGATGTACGAAAAAATAGACCACATGGCAACATTCCTAGAGCATTTGCATCGGGCAATTATTTGAGGACACTTAACTTCAATGGTAATGGGCTTGAAGGGCCAATCCCACAAAGTTTAGTTAATTGTACGAGGCTTGAAGTTTTAGATCTTGGAAACAACAACATAAATGATAGCTTCCCCTATTGGTTGGGAAATCTTCCCAAGTTGCAAGTTCTTGTTCTTCATTTCAACAACTTTTATGGTTCCATTTGGGGTTCTTCTGAATTTAATAGTAGTTTTCCAATGCTGAGAATCTTAGATCTCTCACACAACAATTTTGATGGCTATTTGTCAACACGGTTTTTTGAGAATCTAAAAGCTATGATGAAtcttgatgaagaaaaaaagaaattgaattatatgGGTGTTTCATATTATCAAGATTCCGTGGAGGTGGTAGTTAAAGGTTTTGGAATCCATCTAGAGAAAATTCTTACTACTTTTACTaccattgatttttcaaacaacAATTTTCATGGAGAAATTCCAAGCTCAATTGGAAAACTTCATTCACTTCGACTCCTCAATCTCTCTCAAAATAGCCTAACTGGTCATATTCCATCATCATTGGGAGACTTGACTGCTCTTGAAGCCTTAGATCTATCTTCAAACAAGCTTATTGGATTGATTCCAACGCAATTGGTAAGTTTGACCTTTCTTGCAAAGTTAAACTTATCACAAAATCAACTTGTGGGACCTATACTTCGAGGGAACCAATTCGAGACCTTCCAGAATGATTCATACATTGGAAACCCAGACTTGTGTGGATTTATATTGACCAACAAATGTAATATTGATGAGGCAATACAACCAAAATCATCAATATTCCATGGTGAAAAGCTTAGTAATTCAGGATGGTGTGAATGGAAGATTGCTATGATGGGATATGGATGCGGACTACCCTTTGGCTTATTCATAGGATATCAAGTGTTAACAACAGGAAAGCCTCTATGGCTTCTAAGAATGATTAATAGAGCTACTAAAAGATGTGAGAGGAGTAGGAGACGTAATTAG
- the LOC123209100 gene encoding lysine-specific demethylase JMJ706-like produces the protein MVFQVMRLLSSKGVAMYHLFAGKNFSLEGEDRVFNRLAGKTTMFRPNLLLQNGVPVYKALQMPGEFVVTFPRAYHGGFSNGFNCGEAVNFALKDWFPFGKYAGGRYARLHKQLFIPYEELLVKEVMSLNHSAAESASQTSANACFRQHIKSLNSTLMSLKNLKVPFVYTPNSETSICSLCYHDCYLASVRCQCRTRCLFHGMFQHILALVES, from the exons ATGGTGTTCCAGGTAATGAGGCTCCTCAGTTCGAAAGGGGTAGCAATGTATCATCTGTTTGCCGGTAAGAACTTTTCCCTCGAGGGTGAGGACAGAGTTTTCAATAGGTTAGCAGGAAAAACAACAATGTTTCGTCCAAATTTATTGCTGCAAAATGGTGTACCTGTTTACAAGGCTCTGCAGATGCCTGGGGAATTTGTCGTTACCTTTCCTAGAGCATATCATGGAGGATTCAGTAATG GTTTTAATTGCGGCGAGGCAGTAAACTTTGCACTTAAAGATTGGTTTCCATTTGGGAAATATGCTGGAGGTCGGTATGCACGTCTCCACAAGCAGTTGTTTATTCCTTATGAAGAGCTCCTTGTTAAAGAAGTAATGTCGCTTAATCACTCAGCTGCAGAATCTGCCTCTCAAACTTCTGCTAATGCTTGTTTTAGACAGCATATAAAATCTCTAAACAGCACTCTCATGAGCTTAAAGAATCTAAAAGTTCCATTTGTGTATACACCAAATTCTGAAACATCAATCTGCAGCCTATGCTATCATGACTGCTACTTGGCCTCCGTCCGGTGTCAGTGTCGAACCAGATGCCTTTTCCATGGTATGTTCCAACATATTCTTGCTCTTGTAGAATCATAA